The following are encoded in a window of Ricinus communis isolate WT05 ecotype wild-type chromosome 4, ASM1957865v1, whole genome shotgun sequence genomic DNA:
- the LOC107260986 gene encoding uncharacterized protein LOC107260986, whose product MLHQIRQHEEEVVKALKALSYIHAVVSDPIFTKIIACESAHEAWEKLKTEFQGSDKTRQMQVFNLRKEFELLKMKDAEKVKDYVDRVMKIVNQIRLLGEELEERRIVEKVMVTLPEKFEAKISSLRNAWDMSQITLPELTNALLAVEQRKAPREEESVGEKALAAVQKMSSQEGGSKNQTVHKKGKNKKIGRWRSKKDKYPPCPYCKKSNHTENYCWFRPGAQYKICKQFGHTERVCTIRNDQQTQAQPAQTTENNDY is encoded by the coding sequence ATGCTGCATCAAATAAGGCAGCATGAAGAAGAAGTTGTCAAAGCTTTAAAGGCCCTGTCCTACATTCATGCAGTTGTTTCAGATCCTATATTCACCAAGATCATAGCTTGTGAATCAGCACATGAAGCTTGGGAGAAATTGAAGACAGAATTCCAAGGATCTGATAAGACAAGACAAATGCAAGTTTTTAATCTGAGAAAagaatttgagttgttaaagATGAAAGATGCAGAGAAGGTGAAGGACTATGTGGATAGAGTCATGAAGATAGTCAATCAGATAAGGTTGCTGGGAGAAGAGTTGGAAGAGAGGAGAATTGTTGAAAAGGTTATGGTGACTCTTCCAGAAAAATTCGAAGCAAAAATTTCTTCTCTTAGGAACGCTTGGGACATGTCTCAAATAACTTTGCCAGAGCTAACAAATGCTTTACTGGCTGTTGAACAAAGAAAAGCACCCAGGGAAGAAGAAAGTGTAGGAGAAAAGGCACTTGCAGCAGTACAAAAGATGAGTTCACAAGAAGGAGGATCAAAGAACCAAACTGTTCACAAGAAGggaaagaacaagaaaattgGAAGATGGAGAAGCAAAAAGGATAAATATCCACCTTGTCCCTACtgcaaaaaatcaaatcacaCAGAGAACTATTGTTGGTTCCGGCCTGGTGCTCAATATAAGATTTGTAAACAATTTGGTCACACTGAGAGGGTATGTACCATAAGAAATGACCAGCAGACACAGGCACAACCAGCTCAAAcaacagaaaataatgattattaa
- the LOC125369880 gene encoding uncharacterized protein LOC125369880, with amino-acid sequence MICKSSSTPRMLLEMQGPSCGDSHIWEASRSMLKNSPTLFEIPNYTDEEALFTFTDGLKIWTRLELERRGVQDLNTVVAVAESLIEIRRQERHKPDQERNGNGKSGGERHHKKEGFYKFDKPSEEGIHGNKDDKGGERQRLKCFFCDGPHKARECPTKSKLSVLVEEREEHQRVQEESKMGSLQLLSAKGRLFVEVKVGGCTVEALLDTGANNNFLEAKEAERLNIKYTKEQGWLKAINSTPSATRGFVRDVKVSLSEWSGLLDFSIITMDDYKMVLDIEFLDKVNAFPLPFTNTMCILEQGNTCMVPLK; translated from the coding sequence ATGATATGCAAAAGCAGTTCTACCCCGAGAATGCTATTAGAGATGCAAGGGCCAAGTTGCGGCGACTCTCACATATGGGAAGCATCAAGGAGTATGTTAAAGAATTCACCAACACTCTTTGAGATTCCCAATTATACCGATGAAGAAGCCTTGTTTACGTTCACAGATGGATTGAAGATTTGGACAAGGTTAGAGTTGGAGCGCCGTGGTGTCCAAGATCTCAACACTGTCGTTGCCGTGGCCGAATCCTTGATAGAGATCAGGAGGCAAGAGAGGCACAAGCCCGACCAAGAAAGGAACGGCAACGGAAAGAGTGGGGGAGAGCGTCACCATAAAAAGGAAGGCTTCTACAAGTTTGACAAGCCCAGTGAGGAAGGCATCCATGGCAACAAAGATGACAAAGGTGGAGAGAGGCAACGTCTCAAGTGTTTCTTCTGCGATGGACCGCATAAGGCAAGAGAATGCCCTACGAAGAGCAAGCTCTCTGTGTTGGTCGAAGAAAGGGAAGAACACCAACGAGTGCAAGAGGAGTCCAAGATGGGATCGCTACAACTCCTCAGTGCCAAGGGTCGATTGTTCGTCGAGGTGAAGGTTGGAGGCTGCACAGTAGAAGCATTATTAGATACCGGAGCTAACAACAACTTCCTCGAGGCAAAAGAAGCCGAAAGACTTAACATCAAATATACGAAGGAGCAAGGGTGGCTCAAGGCTATCAACTCGACACCGAGTGCGACACGTGGATTTGTGCGAGACGTCAAAGTAAGCCTCAGTGAGTGGTCTGGCCTCTTGGACTTTTCCATTATTACGATGGATGATTATAAAATGGTGCTTGACATAGAATTCCTGGACAAAGTGAATGCATTCCCACTTCCCTTTACCAACACCATGTGTATCTTGGAGCAAGGAAATACTTGCATGGTACCGTTGAAATGA